Part of the Roseomonas sp. OT10 genome, GACCAGGGTGCAGCCGGTGGCGTCGGCGTAGAGCCGCACCAGCAGCGGGCTGCGCGCATGGCCGCCGGTCAGGTGGATGGTGCGGATGGCGTAGCCTCGCCTCTCCAGCGCCTCCAGGATGTGGCGCGTGCCCAGCGCGATGCCCACCGCCGTGGCGTAGTAGAGCCGCGCGAGGGAATCGAAGCCGCTGTCCAGCCCCAGCCCATGGATCACCCCGCGCGCCATCGGCTCGGCCAGCGGCGAGCGGTTGCCGCTGAAATCCGGCAGCACCTGCAACGGCCCGGCCAGGCCCGGCCCCTCCTCCGCCAGCAGCTCCGCGATCCGTGCGAGCACGCGCTCATGCCCGCCGGGTCCCAGCGCCCGCCCCTCAGCATGCCAGTGCAGCAGGTGCGCGAGCAGCGCGCCCGTCGCGGATTGCCCCGCCTCGTTCAGCCAGAAGCCCGGGACCATCGCATCGCGGTGCGGCCCCCAGATCCCGGGCACGCGGCGCGGCTCCGCCGAGACGGCCATGTGGCAGGTGGAGGTGCCGGCGATCATCGCCAGCCGCCGGTCGAACTCCGTGGGCGGCAGGGCGCCGAGCAGGCCGAGCCCGCCGGCATGGGCGTCGATCAGCCCCACCCCCACGGCGCAGCCGGGGGTCAGCCCCAGCTCGGCCGCCGCCCTGGCGGAGAGCGGCCCGATACGGTGGCCGACCGGCCAGGGGGCATCGGGCAGGCCGCCGCGGCGCGGCAGGTCCGCGAGCCCGATGGCCTCCAGGAAATCCGCCTGCCAGCCCGGTGCCTCGTGGCTCAGATAGGTCCACTTGCAGGTCAGGGTGCAGGCGGAGGCCGCGACCACCCCGGTGGCGCGCCAGGCGAGGTGGTCCGTCAGGTCCATCGCCAGGGCCAGCCGACCCCAGCTCTCCGGCGCGTGCCGCTTCAGCCAGAGCAGCTTGGGCAGGTGCATCTCCGGCGACATCACGCCGCCGAGGAAGTCCAGCACGCGGTGGCCGGTGGCGGTGATCTCCACCGCCTCCGTCTCCGCCCGGTGGTCGGCCCACATCACCACGTTCCACCGGTCCTCGCCGGTGGTGGAGGCGCTCACCGGCCGCCCGGCCGC contains:
- a CDS encoding FGGY-family carbohydrate kinase, whose amino-acid sequence is MQDGVVVAVDVGSTSARAGVFDARGRRLGRAEHPFAVHRPRPDHAEHDSGEIWRAVCAATRAALAESGVAAEAVAGLAFDATCSLVLVDAAGRPVSASTTGEDRWNVVMWADHRAETEAVEITATGHRVLDFLGGVMSPEMHLPKLLWLKRHAPESWGRLALAMDLTDHLAWRATGVVAASACTLTCKWTYLSHEAPGWQADFLEAIGLADLPRRGGLPDAPWPVGHRIGPLSARAAAELGLTPGCAVGVGLIDAHAGGLGLLGALPPTEFDRRLAMIAGTSTCHMAVSAEPRRVPGIWGPHRDAMVPGFWLNEAGQSATGALLAHLLHWHAEGRALGPGGHERVLARIAELLAEEGPGLAGPLQVLPDFSGNRSPLAEPMARGVIHGLGLDSGFDSLARLYYATAVGIALGTRHILEALERRGYAIRTIHLTGGHARSPLLVRLYADATGCTLVLPEEEDSVLLGTAMAAATAAGLYPSLGEAARAMTGPGREVAPDPALRAHFDRQYARFLLMQEQRRAVDALPP